From the genome of Vicia villosa cultivar HV-30 ecotype Madison, WI linkage group LG2, Vvil1.0, whole genome shotgun sequence, one region includes:
- the LOC131650234 gene encoding uncharacterized protein LOC131650234, protein MASKYGKEFVSAAVELRPDCGVNRLLVEKFSAKAPDGPTNQDKNITGTSQADCAVLIIDFTTGGFEADNNDHMRDDEIDEDWKTFLVTYTGDDDDEMDEDYRFFLATYNSEIETDCASNHSGGSNIGSDETDEEYRSFLATYDPDVENDSAGNQSGGSNIGNDETDAEYISFLATCDPNVENDSAGNQSGGSNIGNDEIDAEYISFLADPAVENDSVGNRSGGSNVDVNLGNNNVKKEIEEGYNCFSNQFVPDYISNRVHVDEDDRLLRKSFSVGKSTLLSNQEFDTPKMQRVVDEDYKQILNSGRVVGGDFVYGSFMNANDTSNVKDERNSSDSDLIVLESCPYCENTPFKSSKAYDSSCFGEEMHPKDNKQMTCIYHSQFRKRLVEYLDRPYDYEEYKSLLAKANERRQKERHLETRQGVIESYHCGGVTKSHLDSHPDVAKAIAMESKENRILFLLRGFFFWIQILYRFFLDTSITISFYDTTRLVDMEHLTAHHQRLLVEFCR, encoded by the exons ATGGCTTCAAAGTATGGAAAAGAATTTGTCTCTGCAGCAGTTGAACTGCGCCCTGACTGTGGTGTAAATCGCTTG TTGGTTGAGAAATTTTCTGCTAAAGCCCCTGATGGTCCAACCAACCAAGATAAAA ATATTACCGGGACATCCCAAGCTGATTGTGCTGTTCTCATCATTGATTTCACTACTGGTGGTTTTGAGGCTG ATAACAATGATCATATGAGAGATGATGAAATAGATGAAGATTGGAAAACATTTTTGGTTACATAtactggtgatgatgatgatgaaatggatGAAGATTATAGGTTCTTTTTGGCTACATATAATTCTGAGATTGAAACAGATTGTGCTAGTAATCATAGTGGTGGTTCAAACATTGGTAGTGATGAAACGGATGAAGAATATAGATCCTTTTTAGCTACATATGATCCTGATGTTGAAAATGACAGTGCTGGTAATCAAAGTGGTGGTTCAAATATTGGCAATGATGAAACAGATGCGGAATACATATCGTTTTTAGCTACATGTGATCCTAATGTTGAAAATGACAGTGCTGGTAATCAAAGTGGTGGTTCAAATATTGGCAATGATGAAATAGATGCGGAATACATATCGTTTTTAGCTGATCCTGCTGTTGAAAATGATAGTGTTGGTAATCGAAGTGGTGGTTCAAATGTTGACGTCAACTTAGGCAACAACAATGTCAAGAAGGAAATAGAAGAAGGCTACAAttgtttttcaaatcaatttgttCCTGATTATATTAGCAACAGGGTtcatgttgatgaagatgatcggTTATTAAGAAAAAGTTTTAGTGTTGGGAAAAGCACATTACTTTCTAATCAAGAATTTGATACCCCTAAAATGCAACGTGTTGTTGATGAAGATTATAAACAAATCCTTAATTCTGGGAGGGTTGTTGGTGGTGATTTTGTCTATGGTTCTTTTATGAATGCCAATGACACATCCAATGTGAAAGATGAACGTAATTCCTCTGATTCAGATCTAATTGTTTTGGAATCTTGTCCATATTGTGAAAACACCCCTTTCAAATCTTCAAAAGCATATGATTCATCT TGTTTTGGAGAAGAAATGCACCCGAAAGACAACAAGCAAATGACTTGTATTTATCATTCTCAATTTCGGAAAAGACTTGTGGAATATCTTGATAGGCCTTATGACTATGAAGAGTATAAATCTCTTCTTGCTAAAGCAAATGAACGAAGGCAAAAGGAACGTCATTTAGAAACACGGCAGGGGGTGATTGAGTCATATCACTGTGGAGGTGTCACCAAATCGCATCTTGATTCGCACCCTG ATGTAGCCAAAGCTATTGCCATGGAGTCCAAGGAAAATCGTATTTTGTTTCTCTTGCGTGGATTTTTTTTCTGGATACAA attttGTATAGATTTTTTCTGGATACAAGTATTACCATTTCATTTTATGATACGACGCGGTTGGTTGATATGGAGCACCTTACTGCCCACCACCAGCGCCTTTTAGTAGAGTTTTGCAGGTAA